The Kryptolebias marmoratus isolate JLee-2015 linkage group LG1, ASM164957v2, whole genome shotgun sequence sequence NNNNNNNNNNNNNNNNNNNNNNNNNNNNNNNNNNNNNNNNNNNNNNNNNNNNNNNNNNNNNNNNNNNNNNNNNNNNNNNNNNNNNNNNNNNNNNNNNNNNNNNNNNNNNNNNNNNNNNNNNNNNNNNNNNNNNNNNNNNNNNNNNNNNNNNNNNNNNNNNNNNNNNNNNNNNNNNNNNNNNNNNNNNNNNNNNNNNNNNNNNNNNNNNNNNNNNNNNNNNNNNNNNNNNNNNNNNNNNNNNNNNNNNNNNNNNNNNNNNNNNNNNNNNNNNNNNNNNNNNNNNNNNNNNNNNNNNNNNNNNNNNNNNNNNNNNNNNNNNNNNNNNNgaagataatggagtctgttgtcatttgatactgttacgtctaacaggtacatatatattgctgcactaaaatgcagcagatctcatctgtgaaagttcagttaaatgtcacttcgaaataaagcttgaaaaaagtaagaaatgagattattttttcatatttttcagagagtaactgacaacgtacataattggggtatatcgtgatatatatcgttattgtgatataaaattatccatatcgtgatgtaggattttttccatatcgcccagcactactggTAGCGAAATGTTCTACCCTGCCACCTCCCTAAAATGTTCTCCTTGGATTTGCATTGATCTCAGGACTGGCCAGATAGACTTTAAACAGCTGGAAatccaaaaaattaaataaataaacatcccTGTAATGAGTTGTGTCAGACCTTTAAATCTTTGTCTGCTCTTTCAGCATGAGCcaaagctaacatttagctCCTGCCTGTAAAGCAGAACATCCTACCTTTGACAGGATGGTGACCAGGGAGCGAGCCAGCTGACTGTCAACATCTGGGTCAAAGAAAGACACCGCCCGACCAGTGTTTCCACACCGACCAGTTCTCCCGATACGGTGAACATACTCGTCAATGTTATTAGGCAGATCAAAGTTGACCACATGTTGAACATCTGGAATATCCAAACCACGGGCAGCTACAGAGGTGGCCACCAGGACTGGGCATTTCCCCGAGCGGAAGTCTGTAAGGGCCTGCTCGCGCTCTCGCTGCTCACGATCCCTGCCGGGAAAAGCACACAACCAGCTCAGGAAAGCTTCAGAACCAAGAGGTAAGCTGCCTTACACTCAGGTATTCTGAGGTACCCATGGATGCTGGTGGTGGGAACCTTCTCCTGGCACAAGAAGGCAGCAATGAAATCAGCCATTCTCTTGGTTTCTACAAACACCATGGTCCGCTCAGATCCTGGAAtcagaacacaaacagaatacACCCAGAACTACTTCTATATTGCCAggaaatcaaaatattttcccAAACATACCAGTGGTCTTCAGGATGTCCAGCAGCTGTTCCCTCTTGGCGAACTTTGCGACTTGGACAAAGGTCTGCTCCACATCACTGCAGGCCCCGCCCACAACCCCCACAGCCAGGAACAGGTAGTCTGTCTTTAGGAAGTCTGATGCCATCCTGTATAAACCCAGAACCTCCATCAATCAGACATTCAGACATTGTTCAGAAAAGGCACTGGTTGTTCAGGAAGCAGACCTCTGGATGTCCTCAGGATATGTCGCACTGAACATCAGGGTCTGCCGGTTCTCTTTGGACGGCATTCCAGGAGAACCAACCAGGCGGCGCATGTCCGGCTCAAAACCCATGTCCAACATCCGGTCAGCCTCATCCAACACCAGGTACCGCAGTTTACTCAACCCAATCTGGAGAGAAAAGCCTAAGGCTCCATCAAACTTCATAAGAAGTCAGTTCTCATTCACGTGGTTGcatgcaggggtggaaattagcccccgccaccggccaaatgcgggtaaatatttgaagtggcgggtgaatttgatcaacgcacacgccactgtggcgggttggcaatttgaacagaaaaggtgttatttgtcctcctgacatatagggggcagcaatgtgctcgagttgctgctaaatgcaagaNNNNNNNNNNNNNNNNNNNNNNNNNNNNNNNNNNNNNNNNNNNNNNNNNNNNNNNNNNNNNNNNNNNNNNNNNNNNNNNNNNNNNNNNNNNNNNNNNNNNNNNNNNNNNNNNNNNNNNNNNNNNNNNNNNNNNNNNNNNNNNNNNNNNNNNNNNNNNNNNNNNNNNNNNNNNNNNNNNNNNNNNNNNNNNNNNNNNNNNNNNNNNNNNNNNNNNNNNNNNNNNNNNNNNNNNNNNNNNNNNNNNNNNNNNNNNNNNNNNNNNNNNNNNNNNNNNNNNNNNNNNNNNNNNNNNNNNNNNNNNNNNNNNNNNNNNNNNNNNNNNNNNNNNNNNNNNNNNNNNNNNNNNNNNNNNNNNNNNNNNNNNNNNNNNNNNNNNNNNNNNNNNNNNNNNNNNNNNNNNNNNNNNNNNNNNNNNNNNNNNNNNNNNNNNNNNNNNNNNNNNNNNNNNNNNNNNNNNNNNNNNNNNNNNNNNNNNNNNNNNNNNNNNNNNNNNNNNNNNNNNNNNNNNNNNNNNNNNNNNNNNNNNNNNNNNNNNNNNNNNNNNNNNNNNNNNNNNNNNNNNNNNNNNNNNNNNNNNNNNNNNNNNNNNNNNNNNNNNNNNNNNNNNNNNNNNNNNNNNNNNNNNNNNNNNNNNNNNNNNNNNNaatttttatgtacagatatgcatcttttaatggtttaaaataagaaaagtctagttatttccatgcagtgtccagaaagaggtgttgttcggcttgtagggcaccacaactgcttccacccacctccatcatcatcatcatcatatgaaataactttttgtcacaacaaaaaatagtgcctggtaaaatatttgagtggctggtggacaaaatttttaatttccacccctggttgcaTGACAAAAACTGCgtcattttgtatttgtagCAGCTTcatctgcctttaaaaaccAAATTCAGCAAAACGTTCATTACTCTGTAAGCAAAAAGGTGATACTGAATTAGAAGTTGACCAGCTACAGAACTAATTGGAGTTCCATGCATGAAATTATTTTCACCTCACCCAATTCATTataccatttaaaaataaaaatggcatcaCAACTCTGAAAACTGGATTTCCTGAACCCcagtcaaaagaaaacagatcatCTTGATGGGAGTCGATAGTTTTCTTAGTCCTCTAGTTTGTTAGTTACTTTTAAGTTTTGGTTAAACCAtatttttgactcattttgACAGAGCATTTATAACATCTTGAATAGATTATTGCAATGTCTAATATTATGGGTTAAACATTATAGTTTTCCACTGATGTAAAGTGAATTTTCCAGTTTCCACACCAGCATTACCTAAATTACATCAAACTTGTTATTAACCTCCGTTTATCTGcagattgttttagttttctttcctggatttgtatttttgtgtcatttaaacGCTATTCTCAACTGTTTTACCACCTACCTGACCAGAACTGTATAAATCCACATTTATTGATgtgaattctttattttttaatcacataaaCAATCCTTCAGACATTTGGTAAGATTTTGGTTATCTTACCTTTCCCTTTCCGATCACATCCAGCAGACGTCCTGGCGTCCCACACAACACGTTGCATCCCCGTAAGATCTCTCTGATCTGGTATCCGGTGCTGACTCCACCGTAAACCACCACAGGGCGCACACACGTTCTGCAGCAGAGGAAAGTTCAGGACGCGTTCGTCCACAAGATCGTCTCATTTCAACAAACCAAACATACCCAAAAGCAAACTTCCTGGCCTCCAGGAAGATCTGGTTGATGAGTTCTCTGGTTGGAGCCACGATGATGGCTTCAGGTTCCTGGATCTCACTGAAACGACTGGCTGCCACACCGTCTGCCATCAACATCTGCAGGATGGGCAGCAGGAACGCAGCCTAAATACAAAGGCaggagaaaacatttaacactcTGCTTGTGTGAAGATTTACTGTTTGATTAACCCActatttcactgggctgtgactggtAGAGACAATTTGCAAACAGCATTGACAAGGGAGTTTCGAAAGTGTCTGGTAACATTAGCGAcaggtttaaaaacagtttctctcCACTGCATTTTCAAACTTTCATAGTCTGCATCTGCAACAGTTTAACAAGTCAGGTCATAAAAGTCTTCAAAAGCCATGAGAACTGCAAGCTTGTATGTTCTGCAAGGTTTCTTTGTGTTAATTCATCTGAAAAGGAGGCAGAGCTAacgatgatttaaaaacaaaacaatacggACTTCTGGCATCATAGCAACTAGTATGACAGCATGGACGGGGGACCCTGCATCAACTGATACAAAAAACGTAATCCAAGTCAGGTCTGGTCTCCAAGAGAGCGCAGGGAATAGAGCCCTCTTCCCTGTAAAGAAGCATCTTACCAGCTCGTTAAGAGCTTGGGACCCGCTGattaaccctctggggtccagggtgaaactggacgtttttggactattttaaatttccttcatatttcaccctaaaagtggtttaacctgccatgtttgtggtcatttttgtttcagcacAACCTGCCAAGTGTGATTTTCAAgtcatttcttttacttttgacctactgtattaacacaacaaacctaaaatcaaacaaaacataaaatcagagtggaaaattcttatttttactgtaacaaccacaaacatacttaatgaaatgtttttacaacttaaaatgcaaatataatcagtaatattcataaacacatgaacaaattgagcaaacaaagttatatacactttctccattaaaatgctgaTAATTTCTTGGGcgttttttagacaaaacaatcaggagttctaataaattgccataaatcctttgtgccactcatgtaaacagtttctgtccaaaacaagggccacatcattttaatggagaaagtgtatataactttgtttgctcaatttgttcacatgtttatgaatgttactgattatatttactttctaagttgtaaaaacatttcattaagtatgtttgtggtttttacagtaaaaaaaactaagaattttccactcggattttatgtttttgtttgattttaggtctgttgtgttaatacagtaggtcaaaagtaaaaaatgacttgaaaatcACACTTGGCAGGTTGTGCTGAAacaaaatgaccccaaacatggcaggttaaaccacttttagggtgaaacaggaaggaaatttaaaatagtccaaaaacgtccagtttcaccctagaccccagagggCCAGGGTGCGTTTTACCACATTTTTGAGTCCAACTGGTcttcaacagttgcagcccagcgagatactggctttaggtCTCATCTCACCGTTTTCCCAGATCCAGTCTGGGCACAGGCCATCAGATCTCTGCCGGCAGAGATGATCGGGATGCCATGCTTCTGGACCGGAGTCGGCTTCACATACCCAGATTTACTGACGTTTTTCCTCAGGGACTCGCAGAGTCCAGCCTCGTCAAAAGTCTGACAGGAAAGAGTCCATCATGAATTAATCATTCAGTCCCGAGCCCAGCAGCAgatgatttaaattaaatatacatttctaATCAGTAACTCTGAACTGGTTTTCTTACCATAATAGCTTGCGGTGGGTTGATCCCGCTGACGTCCACCAAGATCTCATCATACTTGTTGAAGTTGATTCCTGTCTCATAGTGGGAGAAGATGGACTCTTCGTCCTCAGGAAGGGTCGGAGGAACGTATGTAACTCTGGGTCCTGAAGTTCAGAACAAAAAGCCAGACTTCTGAGTAAAACAGgatatatcgcccagcactaattcAAAGTCTTGCTTGTTAAATCAAACTCcagctcagtttttctttagaaacaTCTCTGAACGCTCGCTGCTGCATCCCTCGCTCCCAAAACCTAAACAGAGCCCCCTGGAGGCTCCTGGGATTTCCAAGATGGGACAAGGATGCATCTGAGGAGGCTGGGAACAGCTAAACTCTTAGAAAATTAGATGAAAATGGCTACAGAAAATAGCAGATAAACACACCCAATATTTTCTATGGTCATCTTTGCTAGAAAACAATCTTAATGCCTctattttactttatatatcTCTTAGCCCCATTATATTAcactatgaataaaatatgggctttttttaaatcattacattctgtttttatttacattttacacaaggtGAACTGGTTTGTACAGTAGGGACTAAGTGTTGCTCAGCTGGAACAAACAGATTTATGCTTTGAGTTGTtgtcattcaggacatggcaaaaataaaggaaaaacaactggacttttgttCTGGAGTTGAAGACGATTTTCTTCCCATTCAGGAAGATTTATCAATCCAAAACTGGAGAGTGCAGCATGGAAAGCTTGTTACTCCACACTCTGCAGTTTTTGAATTGATAAAAATTCccagatgggaagcaaaatgtctccaactacagaattaaaaacagtggattttggttttaaaattttggGGGGAATTTATGTTAAGAGTTTGACTTACGTTCACCATCAcctccatctttcttttctgGATCTTTGTCCTCCCCTGTTGAACATACAGCCATCAGTCACATCTGGGAACCATTTCAAATTCACACTACACATGTCATTAATTAATAAAGATCAGAACCTGCAGAGAAGACCTCTTCATCCTTCCCACGGTAGCCTGAAATCAtgcaaaacataattaaaagattaaaaaatactcCTCATGAGTTTTTAACAGTTAATTATATTACCTCCTCTGGAGCCTCCTTGTCCACTCGGATCACCACCTTCAACAGAACATCAACAATCATTTGAAtagtttaaacttaaaattaaatCCCAACAAATTTCTTtgtgaaagaaattaaaattgaaCCTTGTCTGAACCTTCCTCCCCTGCCACCTCCTCTTCGGCCTCTGAATCCTGACAAGGacaacattattaaaaacacataagaCGTAAAGATTGTGACTTACAACTGGGTGACGGCGACTACATACCTTTTTCATTAAGTCCATCTTCATCTGctcctaaaatgtgttttagacatagttaaaagtcacaaataaatcaaacttagaaaaaaaggtgcaaataTTACCATTGAAGTCACTCTGGTTCATTCTGCCAAATCCTCGGGAGCGACCTGAGAGAGTAACCATGCTGTCAGCACACAGTAACTACTGATCAtacatcaatcaatcaaattttatttgtgtagcacatttcagcagcaaggcatttcaaggtgctttacataattaaaaaccaaaataataacagcatgtgacattgaataaacagtaagaaagagacaaaaacccgcactctaaccctaatttagccataagcagctctaaacaggtgggttttaagttgagatttaaaggcacccagtgtttcagctgttttacagttttctggaagtttgtNNNNNNNNNNNNNNNNNNNNNNNNNNNNNNNNNNNNNNNNNNNNNNNNNNNNNNNNNNNNNNNNNNNNNNNNNNNNNNNNNNNNNNNNNNNNNNNNNNNNNNNNNNNNNNNNNNNNNNNNNNNNNNNNNNNNNNNNNNNNNNNNNNNNNNNNNNNNNNNNNNNNNNNNNNNNNNNNNNNNNNNNNNNNNNNNNNNNNNNNNNNNNNNNNNNNNNNNNNNNNNNNNNNNNNNNNNNNNNNNNNNNNNNNNNNNNNNgagccagtgtagggactttgaaactggtgttatgtgctctaactttctggttttagtgagaacacgagcagctgcagctgtttgattgatttattagtcagacctgtgaagacgctGGGTTTGCAGAAAGGGTCTGTGCAACTGGACATTTATTAAACGCATACACTCAACCTGTCCTTCAGAATAAAGTGACATCACATGGTAAGAGATGGAATTTGGAAACTGTAATAAGCttgcataacatttttttaaattacagacgTTTCCAAACTCAAACTTCAATATTCCTAGCATCAATTTTGAAGCCCCCCTTTTTGCAATTTCTAACCATTACATTAAAAGTTAAGCGTTTGAGTTTTTATAACAGCTTCTCAccataaaactataaaaatataataattcacacagaaaacattgAATCCGAGTCCTCCCCATGGAGAACAGGAAGTTACATGTTTTACTCATGGACATCACCTGCTTTTTTACAACTTCCAACTTTATCAGATAACAGAAGCTGATGTTTCTTGGTAACGTTTTACTCATTAAATCAGTCCCCATATCGaagacatttttgtctcttcCAGCCCTTATATTGAACAAACACCTCCTAAagaatcagatgtttttgtgtgaggGCGGCTGGGTCAACAAATTACATATAGTGtagacaaaacataataaatggtCTGAACTTATATAGAATCACACTTTTAAACTCCATTTAACTCTTCAGAGTCGACGGACGCGCCGGTGCGTCCAAGTCGCATGACCGGTTTAAAACGCTCTAGCGGGAAAGATCCGCCCTCTCAGACACTTCGTTTTAATCTGTCtcgaaagtccagacttcaagctttacaccagtttttaaatcatctcgataggccaaggaaaaccagagttatgagaaattattcccG is a genomic window containing:
- the ddx4 gene encoding probable ATP-dependent RNA helicase DDX4 (The RefSeq protein has 1 non-frameshifting indel compared to this genomic sequence), with amino-acid sequence MDDWEEEETTTTTFTNYTPNEDKDSWKGDRSDFGQGRGGRGRGSENSFHSDGNSWNATVGEKNGFSGRGRGGRGRSRGFGRMNQSDFNGADEDGLNEKGFRGRRGGGRGGRFRQGGDPSGQGGSRGGYRGKDEEVFSAGEDKDPEKKDGGDGERPRVTYVPPTLPEDEESIFSHYETGINFNKYDEILVDVSGINPPQAIMTFDEAGLCESLRKNVSKSGYVKPTPVQKHGIPIISAGRDLMACAQTGSGKTAAFLLPILQMLMADGVAASRFSEIQEPEAIIVAPTRELINQIFLEARKFAFGTCVRPVVVYGGVSTGYQIREILRGCNVLCGTPGRLLDVIGKGKIGLSKLRYLVLDEADRMLDMGFEPDMRRLVGSPGMPSKENRQTLMFSATYPEDIQRMASDFLKTDYLFLAVGVVGGACSDVEQTFVQVAKFAKREQLLDILKTTGSERTMVFVETKRMADFIAAFLCQEKVPTTSIHGDREQREREQALTDFRSGKCPVLVATSVAARGLDIPDVQHVVNFDLPNNIDEYVHRIGRTGRCGNTGRAVSFFDPDVDSQLARSLVTILSKAQQEVPPWLEESAFSGSSSTTFNTFRKTFASTDSRKRGSFQDSSVQNQPAAQTAAAEEEEEEEEWE
- the ddx4 gene encoding probable ATP-dependent RNA helicase DDX4 isoform X1 is translated as MDDWEEEETTTTTFTNYTPNEDKDSWKGDRSDFGQGRGGRGRGSENSFHSDGNSWNATVGEKNGFSGRGRGGRGRSRGFGRMNQSDFNGADEDGLNEKGFRGRRGGGRGGRFRQGGDPSGQGGSRGGYRGKDEEVFSAGEDKDPEKKDGGDGERPRVTYVPPTLPEDEESIFSHYETGINFNKYDEILVDVSGINPPQAIMTFDEAGLCESLRKNVSKSGYVKPTPVQKHGIPIISAGRDLMACAQTGSGKTAAFLLPILQMLMADGVAASRFSEIQEPEAIIVAPTRELINQIFLEARKFAFGTCVRPVVVYGGVSTGYQIREILRGCNVLCGTPGRLLDVIGKGKIGLSKLRYLVLDEADRMLDMGFEPDMRRLVGSPGMPSKENRQTLMFSATYPEDIQRMASDFLKTDYLFLAVGVVGGACSDVEQTFVQVAKFAKREQLLDILKTTGSERTMVFVETKRMADFIAAFLCQEKVPTTSIHGDREQREREQALTDFRSGKCPVLVATSVAARGLDIPDVQHVVNFDLPNNIDEYVHRIGRTGRCGNTGRAVSFFDPDVDSQLARSLVTILSKAQQEVPPWLEESAFSGSSSTTFNTFRKTFASTDSRKRGSFQDSSVQNQPAAQTAAAEEEEEEEWE